In Nicotiana tabacum cultivar K326 chromosome 11, ASM71507v2, whole genome shotgun sequence, a single window of DNA contains:
- the LOC142165801 gene encoding uncharacterized protein LOC142165801, with protein sequence MAKSSTRETLFSLVYGAEALIMVEVGEPTLRYFQESEEANNETMLANLKLLDERRDLAHVRMETQKQRMKIYYNRRDNLLYFKVGDLVLRKVPQNTREINAGKLGPTWERPYRVSAITGKGSYELETQNGEKVPSNWNVAHLKRYYCWKTSFILEVCATLFFPSSNFCSNRFFLARFLMRQ encoded by the coding sequence ATGGCCAAATCGAGCACGAGGGAAACTCTTTTTTCCCTTGTATACGGAGCAGAAGCCCTAATTATGGTTGAAGTAGGGGAGCCTACCTTAAGGTATTTCCAGGAAAGCGAAGAAGCGAACAATGAAACAATGCTGGCCAACTTGAAGTTGCTCGATGAGCGCAGGGACTTGGCACATGTAAGGATGGAGACACAGAAGCAGAGAATGAAAATATATTATAATCGGAGAGACAACCTTCTTTACTTCAAAGTGGGAGATTTGGTTTTGAGGAAAGTACCTCAAAACACTCGGGAAATCAATGCAGGGAAGTTAGGTCCAACCTGGGAACGCCCCTACCGAGTTTCGGCTATCACCGGGAAAGGCTCGTACGAGTTGGAGACTCAGAATGGAGAAAAggtaccaagcaattggaatgtggcacacctcaaaagatattattgctggaAAACATCGTTTATACTAGAAGTATGCGctacactctttttcccttcgtccaaTTTTTGTTCCAATCGGttttttctagcaaggtttttgATGAGGCAGTAA